Proteins encoded within one genomic window of Ursus arctos isolate Adak ecotype North America unplaced genomic scaffold, UrsArc2.0 scaffold_9, whole genome shotgun sequence:
- the HELQ gene encoding helicase POLQ-like isoform X6, with translation MDEGGSRIRRRVSVRKRDRPSLACRFAVPAAAELTPGDEEEEEEEKMVAGNRRRKKTVEVQPVENNDSEEDMFGDYDSFAENSFLAQVDDLEQQYMQVPEHRKHASDLATEDLYSENIKHNKLSITTVGSFTELKTDEHIKNQCRHEDVSVEPEPDILYDVPSSQVLYFENLKSSSNDLGDQSTKERDWNASSHKTVNEELPQNSIEHHRQTDDSSSKVRSSSEENRRKSLKEHLKSAMTGNAKAHTPIFSRTKQLKETLLSEEINVAKKTIESSSNDLGPFYSLPSKVRDLYVQFKGIEKLYDMCHFRQRRDSCWHPQR, from the exons ATGGATGAGGGTGGTTCCCGCATCCGCCGGCGGGTGTCAGTCCGCAAAAGGGACCGTCCTAGCCTAGCGTGCCGTTTTGCCGTCCCCGCCGCGGCTGAGCTCACGCCGGgcgatgaggaggaggaagaggaggagaagatggTGGCTGGGAACCGGCGGAGGAAGAAAACCGTGGAGGTGCAACCGGTCGAG aatAATGACAGTGAAGAGGACATGTTTGGTGACTATGACAGCTTtgctgaaaattcttttttagcTCAAGTTGATGACCTGGAACAACAATATATGCAAGTTCCTGAACATAGGAAACATGCCTCAGACCTTGCCACTGAAGATCTATATTCAGAAAACATCAAACACAACAAACTCAGCATTACTACTGTGGGCAGCTTTACTGAATTAAAAACAGATGAGCACATAAAGAACCAGTGTAGGCATGAAGATGTCTCTGTTGAACCAGAACCTGATATTTTGTATGATGTACCTTCTTCACAGGTTTTATACTTTGAAAATTTGAAGAGCTCTTCAAATGATTTGGGCGATCAGTCTACTAAAGAGAGGGATTGGAATGCATCCTCTCACAAGACGGTCAATGAGGAATTACCCCAGAATAGTATAGAACACCACCGGCAAACTGATGATTCCTCTTCTAAAGTCAGAAGTAGTTCAgaggaaaataggagaaaaagtCTTAAAGAACATCTAAAAAGTGCCATGACTGGAAATGCCAAGGCCCACACGCCAATATTTTCTAGAACTAAACAGCTCAAAGAGACTCTCCTATCTGAAGAAATTAATGTTGCTAAGAAAACAATTGAGTCATCATCAAATGACCTTGGTCCTTTTTATTCATTACCCAGCAAAGTGAGAGACCTTTATGTTCAGttcaaaggaattgaaaaattATATG ATATGTGTCATTTTAGACAAAGAAGGGACAGTTGCTGGCATCCTCAAAGATGA